From one Pieris brassicae chromosome 5, ilPieBrab1.1, whole genome shotgun sequence genomic stretch:
- the LOC123710123 gene encoding probable serine hydrolase, protein MNGRETKEELPVGVSVEEIVIPVPWGHVAGRWWGPRNKQPIIAIHGWQDNAGTWDNLIPQLPANTSVLAIDLPGHGLSSHYPSGMLYYVFWDGIVLLRRIVRHFRWEKVSLIGHSLGGALSFMYAASYPDEVDRIICIDIASPAVRPPDNMVVATGWSINKLLDYEKLTEDKIPCYEYEEMIDIVVDAYKGSVSRENCKVLMKRGMSPAPSNAKKQGFYFKRDPRLKVSGLAMMSIETALEYASQIRCKVLNIRAIPGQNWERLDYYTKIIDKLKETTDVTYMEVEGTHHVQLNAPENISNIIEDFLEEY, encoded by the exons ATGAACGGTCGAGAAACCAAAGAAg AGTTACCGGTAGGAGTGTCTGTAGAGGAAATTGTAATTCCTGTACCATGGGGACATGTGGCTGGCAGGTGGTGGGGCCCTCGGAACAAACAACCCATAATTGCTATTCACGGATGGCAAGACAATGCTGGTACGTGGGATAATCTAATACCACAACTTCCAGCCAACACCTCTGTGTTAGCAATTGATTTGCCTGGCCATGGATTATCTTCTCACTATCCTTCAGGAATGCTCTATTATGTTTTCTGGGATGGGATAGTTCTCCTACGAAGGATTGTTAGGCATTTCAGGTGGGAGAAAGTAAGTCTTATTGGCCACTCTCTTGGAGGAGCATTAAGTTTCATGTATGCAGCATCTTATCCAGACGAAGTTGATAGAATCATATGCATTGACATAGCAAGCCCTGCAGTGCGACCTCCAGACAACATGGTTGTAGCTACAGGCtggtcaataaataaattattagactATGAAAAATTGACCGAAGATAAGATTCCATGCTATGAATATGAAGAAATGATTGATATAGTTGTTGATGCTTACAAAGGGTCGGTATCTAGAGAGAATTGTAAGGTATTAATGAAACGTGGAATGTCTCCCGCACCATCAAATGCGAAGAAAcaaggtttttattttaaaagggaCCCAAGACTTAAAGTGTCTGGCTTGGCCATGATGTCAATTGAAACAGCTCTAGAATATGCTAGTCAAATTCGGTGCAAGGTCTTAAATATTCGAGCCATTCCAGGACAAAACTGGGAAAGACTAGATTACTATACTAAGATAATAGACAAATTGAAAGAAACAACTGATGTTACATACATGGAAGTAGAAGGAACTCATCATGTCCAATTGAATGCTCCTGAAAATATATCTAACATAATTGAAGATTTCTTAGAAGAATATTAA
- the LOC123710129 gene encoding NFX1-type zinc finger-containing protein 1-like, whose product MTDGNKSLRIDWFDGTVIEETRPSSSQFADEEVAIAKPQKALDIERKPIGFKRLLDISFMKPPSLNIELANRPGFWLLFNSELKDDYIVLIVKILAVLYKSLDRGEKSKVSFLLKTKFLESTFLEQLQDYLAKIPLVRIVEKRINMQFWDDVESFYNNVYELFQGIFNYRDYSKGFLSLLNDLVETAELSAIGAQEEHSERIGQNYYTKISGLKEQILLSISQSDETIIIQNKKHDLNSFRNIPIFPTKEDLLGDPLVNIQPNIIHGAYSNVEHYLDVQFRLLREDCFGPLRDGISKYLQNPNKRRHENIRVYPKVRIISTYLSANKVGYLVDIAWNERNSRKSVDCTKYGFNKQLMFGSLLLFTSDNFNNILCASVLDVNPGLLCEGYIAVAFDRPLSRNIFSQKFLMVESEVFFEPYHRVLKVLQNCKPDKLPMKNYIVDVQANTNTPAYLTSDTIYSIQSKNGEIYFPVLDNSQWPTSDAFDLDQSQMEAYNFALTKEFAVIQGPPGTGKTFLGVKIASIILKNLSLDGTPMLIICYTNHALDQFLEGILNITDNIVRLGSQSKSKILESYTLHNLRSKRKSKYGYLYASKRSEMEKVFDKMMEIQTDIDKCGKELLCYAAIKPFLNLELKSCDEDPVLAWLFGNEKLAVDEVDDWEKECEEEVLGTEKVETCFSEDWALKEIDSMKNSIKYVEDITDVSMDSRKMIEKFQLQIEKIHQRLDCFKKYMKLQNEGRKIKFESIKDLYSLAIDERWDVYFYVVDLLKNELIKKMEELLEQHNGLATELEEISTLIDGDVMKTVRVVGVTTTFAARRHNLMRKLLSPIVIVEEAAEVLEAHIVASLTTRCQHLILIGDHKQLRPSTAHYKLAKFYNFEISLFERMIKNTVHSKTLTTQRRMCPKFVELLVPTIYDKLDSHSSVYGYNNVRGMKDNLYFFSHSVYEDSEGLEDTWSNKNTFEAQWSVALANYLRIMNYSAEDITILSTYTGQAALINELSKKYQLLRDVRITVVDNYQGEESRIVILSLVRSNRDGNIGFLSAANRICVALSRAKEGFYIFGNINILGTASSIWQEIHKKLVSLNAVGQAFEVQCSRHGRICKIETPQAFNDCVKERVLKNCP is encoded by the exons ATGACTGATGGAAATAAATCTCTAAGAATTGACTGGTTTGATGGAACCGTTATAGAAGAGACGAGGCCAAGTTCCTCGCAATTCGCTGATGAAGAAGTTGCCATTGCCAAACCTCAGAAAGCTTTAGATATTGAAAGGAAACCTATTGGGTTCAAACGGCTTCTTGACATTTCCTTTATGAAACCGCCTTCTCTCAACATAGAATTAGCCAATAGGCCTGGGTTTTGGCTTTTGTTTAATAGCGAATTAAAGGACgattatattgttttgattgTGAAAATATTagcagttttatataaatcattgGACCGCGGTGAAAAAAgtaaagttagttttttgctAAAAACTAAGTTTCTTGAGTCAACATTCTTGGAACAGCTTCAGGATTACTTAGCTAAGATACCTTTAGTGAGAATAGTTGAAAAACGTATAAATATGCAGTTTTGGGATGATGTTGaatcattttacaataatgtTTATGAGTTATTTCAAGGTATCTTTAACTATAGAGATTATTCAAAGGGGTTCTTAAGTctattgaatgatttagttgAAACTGCGGAATTAAGTGCTATAGGAGCCCAAGAAGAACACAGTGAAAGAATTggtcaaaattattatacaaagatATCTGGATTGAAAGAACAAATTTTACTATCAATATCTCAG aGTGATGAAACAattatcatacaaaataaaaagcatGACTTAAATAGTTTTAGAAACATCCCAATCTTTCCCACAAAGGAGGACCTGCTTGGTGATCCTTTAGTGAATATTCAGCCAAATATAATTCATGGTGCTTATTCAAATGTGGAACACTATTTAGATGTTCAGTTCAGGCTGTTGAGAGAAGATTGCTTTGGGCCACTCAGAGATGGAATAT caaaatatttacaaaatccaAACAAAAGAAGACATGAAAACATAAG AGTGTATCCAAAAGTAAGAATAATATCCACATATCTAAGTGCAAACAAAGTGGGCTACTTAGTAGATATTGCTTGGAATGAACGGAATAGTCGGAAATCCGTTGATTGTACAAAATATGGATTCAATAAGCAACTTATGTTTGGATCATTGTTACTCTTTACAAGTGACAACTTCAATAATATACTATGTGCGTCTGTTTTGGATGTTAATCCTGGATTACTATGCGAAGGTTAT ATTGCAGTTGCATTTGATAGACCACTTTCACGAAATATATTCTCTCAGAAATTCCTAATGGTTGAAAGTGAGGTGTTTTTTGAGCCATACCACAGGGTCCTTAAAGTCTTGCAGAACTGCAAACCAGATAAGTTGCCTATGAAGAATTATATTGTGGATGTTCAG GCAAACACAAACACGCCTGCTTACTTAACCTCAGACACGATTTACAGTATTCAAAGTAAAAATGGTGAAATATACTTTCCCGTGTTAGATAACTCACAATGGCCCACTTCAGATGCATTTGACTTAGACCAGTCCCAAATGGAGGCATACAATTTCGCTCTAACAAAAGAATTCGCAGTAATACAAGGCCCTCCTGGTACGGGCAAAACGTTCCTAGGAGTCAAAATCGCTTCCATTATTCTAAAGAACTTGTCCCTAGACGGTACACCAATGCTAATAATTTGTTACACGAACCACGCCTTGGATCAGTTTTTAGAAGGAATTTTGAACATAACAGATAATATCGTGAGACTTGGCAGTCAAAGTAAAAGCAAAATACTGGAATCGTATACGTTACACAATTTGAGATCGAAGAGAAAGTCGAAATATGGATATCTATACGCCAGTAAGCGGTCGGAAATGGAAAAAGTATTTGATAAAATGATGGAAATTCAAACTGATATTGACAAGTGCGGAAAGGAACTACTGTGCTATGCGGCGATTAAGccatttttgaatttggaactgAAAAGTTGCGATGAAGATCCAGTACTAGCGTGGCTGTTCGGAAATGAAAAACTTGCAGTTGACGAAGTTGATGATTGGGAAAAAGAGTGTGAAGAAGAAGTTTTAGGAACGGAGAAAGTTGAAACGTGTTTTTCAGAAGATTGGGCTTTGAAAGAAATTGATTCAATgaaaaatagtattaaatatGTCGAAGATATTACGGATGTGAGTATGGACAGTCGGAAAATGATAGAGAAATTCCAACTCCAGATTGAGAAGATACATCAGCGGCTGGATTGTTTTaag aaatatatGAAACTACAAAATGAGGGTAGGAAAATCAAATTTGAATCAATAAAGGATTTATATAGTTTGGCGATTGATGAGAGATGGGATGTGTATTTCTACGTAGTGGACCTTCTTAAAAAcgaattaattaagaaaatggAAGAGTTATTG GAGCAGCACAACGGTCTAGCGACTGAATTGGAAGAAATATCGACACTTATCGACGGCGATGTTATGAAGACGGTCCGCGTGGTTGGAGTCACCACCACATTTGCGGCTAGACGACATAACCTGATGCGAAAGTTGCTTTCGCCAATTG ttattgttGAAGAGGCAGCCGAAGTGTTAGAAGCTCACATTGTTGCTTCATTGACTACGAGATGCCAACATCTCATACTTATTG gTGATCACAAACAACTTCGCCCATCCACTGCGCACTACAAGTTGGCTAAATTCTATAATTTCGAAATCTCACTCTTTGAACGAATGATAAAGAACACAGTACACTCAAAAACATTGACCACTCAACGGCGAATGTGTCCGAAATTTGTGGAACTTTTGGTACCGACTATTTATGACAAGCTTGATAGTCACTCTAGTGTTTATGGTTACAACAACGTACGAGGAATGAAGGATAATCTATACTTCTTTAGCCATAGTGTGTATGAGGATTCCGAG GGCTTAGAAGACACTTGGAGCAACAAAAATACATTCGAAGCCCAATGGAGTGTAGCGCTtgctaattatttaagaattatgaATTATTCAGCTGAAGATATCACAATTTTAAGCACATATACTGGTCAGGCTGCGCTTATAAATGAG cTAAGCAAAAAGTATCAACTCCTACGCGATGTAAGGATCACAGTAGTAGACAACTACCAAGGGGAAGAGAGCAGGATAGTGATATTGTCTTTAGTTAGGAGCAACAGAGATGGCAATATAGGCTTTCTTTCGGCGGCAAATAGGATCTGTGTAGCTTTGTCTAGGGCTAAAGAAG gtttttacATATTCGGTAACATAAACATACTTGGCACAGCGTCGTCAATATGGCAAGAAATTCATAAGAAATTGGTTTCTCTGAATGCTGTTGGACAAGCTTTTGAGGTGCAATGCTCAAGACATGGCCGAATTTGTAAG ATTGAAACGCCGCAAGCATTCAACGATTGTGTAAAGGAgcgtgttttaaaaaattgtccctaa